A single region of the Vicia villosa cultivar HV-30 ecotype Madison, WI linkage group LG4, Vvil1.0, whole genome shotgun sequence genome encodes:
- the LOC131600548 gene encoding 17.9 kDa class II heat shock protein-like, translating into MDFRLMGLDDPVLHALHQFMDLSDDNSSDKTSHNAPTRSYVRDAKAMAATPADVKEFPNSYVFVIDMPALKSGDIKVQVEDDNVLVISGERKRGEEKEGAKYLRMERRVGKFMRKFVLPENANTDAVSAVCQDGVLSVTVEKLPPPQPKKPKTIEVKVS; encoded by the coding sequence ATGGATTTTAGATTGATGGGTTTGGATGATCCAGTGCTGCATGCTCTGCACCAATTTATGGACCTTTCAGACGACAATTCTTCAGACAAGACATCGCACAATGCTCCTACAAGATCCTATGTGAGAGACGCGAAGGCGATGGCTGCAACCCCGGCGGACGTAAAGGAATTTCCAAATTCATACGTGTTTGTGATCGATATGCCAGCGTTGAAATCTGGTGACATAAAGGTTCAGGTTGAAGATGATAACGTGCTTGTGATAAGTGGTGAGAGGAAGaggggagaagagaaagaaggtgCAAAGTATTTGAGAATGGAGCGAAGGGTTGGGAAATTTATGCGAAAGTTTGTTCTTCCTGAGAATGCTAATACCGATGCTGTTTCTGCTGTATGTCAAGACGGGGTTCTTAGTGTTACAGTTGAGAAATTGCCTCCTCCTCA